From the genome of Syntrophales bacterium, one region includes:
- a CDS encoding cold-shock protein: MSEGTVKWFNEQKGFGFIEDSEGGDVFVHYSAIKSSGFKTLAEGQRVSFEITQGKKGPAAENVMVL; this comes from the coding sequence ATGTCAGAAGGAACAGTAAAGTGGTTCAATGAGCAGAAGGGCTTCGGTTTCATAGAGGACTCCGAGGGCGGCGATGTTTTCGTTCACTACAGCGCCATTAAATCGAGCGGCTTCAAAACGCTGGCCGAGGGTCAGCGCGTCAGTTTCGAAATAACCCAGGGCAAAAAAGGCCCGGCTGCAGAAAACGTAATGGTACTGTAA
- the amrB gene encoding AmmeMemoRadiSam system protein B, with protein sequence MDILKFGIPVLTIGAVPSGMDAGEIRPPAVAGQFYPENADVLRLAIKKFLEDALPPQGIKPFAVVVPHAGYIYSGQICADGWNQTRNETYDTIVLLGTNHTTPNLQKIALYPGSGFRTPLGTAVIDREANAELLSLSPDCILDKTPHQREHSVEVQVPFAQILFPEAKIIAAIVGQADTALYIRFGKALAAVLKKRRGLIVASSDLSHYPTAEDAEEVDMETLTAIATLNPERLRTTVRSQAARHIPNLSTCACGEAPIIAAMAAAREMGATEGKIISYANSGNIPIGERNRVVGYGALLVAAGYETRSETTPAVASGETSISPSERNYLLSLVRETINRYLTVKMTPLPRPSTPLRRELHGVFVTLKKRGNLRGCIGRMVPDRPLAELVATVSLESAFEDPRFNPVTLRELPDLEIEISVLTPMKRVAGPADIVVGTDGVMLQKGGRSAVFLPQVATEQGWDREEMLDHLSMKAGLPADAWRDNAVFLTFQAIVFSENEA encoded by the coding sequence ATGGACATTCTGAAATTCGGGATTCCCGTTTTGACGATCGGCGCCGTGCCCTCCGGTATGGACGCTGGCGAAATTCGTCCGCCCGCCGTCGCCGGGCAGTTCTATCCTGAAAATGCGGACGTTCTGAGGCTTGCTATTAAAAAATTCCTGGAAGATGCGCTGCCCCCGCAGGGGATAAAACCCTTTGCCGTAGTTGTGCCGCACGCCGGCTACATCTATTCGGGACAGATCTGCGCCGATGGCTGGAATCAGACGCGCAACGAAACCTACGACACGATAGTACTGCTCGGAACCAACCACACAACACCCAATCTTCAGAAAATAGCGCTTTACCCGGGAAGTGGCTTCCGAACCCCTTTGGGAACGGCAGTTATCGATAGGGAAGCTAACGCCGAATTGCTCTCCCTCTCCCCCGACTGCATCCTGGACAAAACGCCCCACCAGAGGGAACACTCGGTAGAGGTTCAGGTCCCCTTCGCCCAGATACTCTTCCCGGAGGCGAAAATCATCGCCGCCATCGTCGGCCAAGCCGACACCGCCCTATACATCCGTTTCGGCAAAGCCCTTGCCGCTGTTCTCAAAAAAAGGCGGGGACTGATCGTCGCCAGTTCCGACCTCTCCCACTACCCAACAGCCGAAGATGCGGAAGAGGTTGATATGGAAACGCTTACGGCTATTGCAACCCTGAATCCGGAAAGATTAAGGACGACTGTCCGATCGCAGGCCGCTCGCCATATCCCCAATCTGTCCACCTGCGCCTGCGGTGAAGCCCCAATCATCGCAGCAATGGCCGCCGCCAGGGAAATGGGCGCAACGGAGGGGAAAATTATCAGCTATGCCAACTCGGGGAATATCCCTATCGGCGAACGCAACCGCGTCGTCGGCTATGGGGCGCTGCTCGTTGCCGCCGGTTATGAAACTCGCAGTGAGACAACCCCTGCCGTTGCGAGCGGAGAAACTTCTATATCCCCCTCTGAACGTAACTATCTGCTATCACTGGTCAGAGAAACAATTAATCGTTACCTGACAGTAAAAATGACGCCCTTGCCAAGGCCTTCCACCCCTCTTCGGCGCGAGCTGCACGGTGTTTTCGTCACCCTCAAGAAACGAGGCAATCTGCGCGGCTGCATCGGCAGAATGGTTCCCGATCGACCTCTTGCCGAGCTCGTGGCAACTGTATCCCTGGAATCAGCGTTCGAGGATCCCCGCTTTAACCCAGTCACCCTCCGCGAACTTCCCGATCTGGAAATAGAGATTTCCGTTTTGACGCCGATGAAAAGGGTAGCCGGACCCGCCGACATCGTTGTGGGCACAGACGGGGTAATGCTTCAGAAAGGCGGCCGATCCGCCGTCTTTCTCCCCCAGGTCGCCACCGAACAGGGATGGGACAGAGAAGAAATGCTTGATCATCTCAGCATGAAGGCAGGTCTGCCGGCAGACGCCTGGAGGGACAATGCGGTTTTTTTGACTTTTCAGGCGATTGTGTTCAGCGAAAATGAAGCTTAA
- a CDS encoding GNAT family N-acetyltransferase codes for MGEIIAGYYPGAIGRIVEMHGAYYHLHWGFGLFFETKVATELSQFMNRFEEGRDGLWTIEKGEGIAGAIAIDGIKADESEGAHLRWFIIDPQLQRQGWGRRLLNEAVAFCDGKGYRKIYLWTFQGLSSARHLYEATGFRLVFQKEGEQWGTKVTEQLFERFHE; via the coding sequence ATGGGGGAAATCATTGCCGGCTATTATCCGGGGGCAATCGGGAGAATCGTCGAAATGCATGGCGCGTATTATCATCTTCACTGGGGATTCGGCCTCTTTTTCGAGACAAAGGTCGCTACCGAACTTTCCCAATTCATGAATCGTTTTGAAGAAGGGCGGGACGGACTATGGACGATCGAGAAGGGGGAGGGAATAGCGGGGGCAATCGCTATAGATGGGATAAAAGCGGACGAAAGCGAAGGCGCGCACCTGCGCTGGTTCATTATTGATCCCCAATTGCAGAGGCAGGGATGGGGCAGGCGCCTTTTAAACGAAGCTGTCGCTTTTTGCGATGGCAAAGGCTACCGCAAGATTTACCTCTGGACTTTTCAAGGTCTCTCCTCAGCTCGTCATCTATACGAAGCAACCGGTTTTCGTCTCGTTTTTCAAAAAGAGGGCGAGCAATGGGGAACCAAGGTAACCGAGCAGCTCTTTGAAAGATTCCATGAATGA